One part of the Alistipes onderdonkii genome encodes these proteins:
- a CDS encoding SusD/RagB family nutrient-binding outer membrane lipoprotein — protein sequence MKKMNNRWQSVLLSLALFGLAACTGDFEDINRNPNQVTDDQMDALNYKTGTKFKALQSLVIPVQEHMYQFNESLSGGPFGGYIGATVDTWQTKFETYNPSADWRKWPFANVITETYTPYKGIINGTEDEVAIAFARLLRVAIMHRVTDSYGPIPYTKLESNESIYVEYDSQEAVYTKMFEELDEAIEILGRNTTLPAEAWSRYDGVYYGNIAQWLKYANSLKLRMAMRLSYVKPGIAQAKAAEAIAGGIITANADNAAMHAAENRMTLIYNDWGDHRVGADIISYLDGYDDPRLEKMFLPNDVDDYVGIRIGIDVAGKSTAMSKYSNMIVASDTPYLWFNAAEATFLHAEYELRWGSAETAKTLYEQAVRLSFEERGASGADAYLADATKKPAPYTDPLGNYSASARSEITVPWETAVASTDAEAVKERNLERIIVQKWIAIFPLGVEAWSEHRRTGYPKLLPVPTDKSGGTVNVEQGARRLPYPVEEYQQNNANLQAAIQTLGAEQQNGDRSGDVMGTRVWWDCKPYNK from the coding sequence ATGAAAAAGATGAATAACAGATGGCAGTCGGTGCTGCTTTCACTGGCGCTGTTCGGATTGGCAGCCTGCACCGGCGATTTCGAAGACATCAACCGCAATCCCAATCAGGTTACGGACGACCAGATGGATGCCCTGAATTATAAGACCGGAACGAAGTTCAAAGCTCTTCAAAGTCTTGTGATTCCGGTGCAGGAGCATATGTATCAGTTCAACGAATCGCTTTCGGGCGGGCCGTTCGGCGGTTACATCGGTGCTACGGTCGATACGTGGCAGACCAAGTTCGAGACGTATAATCCGTCTGCCGACTGGCGTAAATGGCCTTTCGCCAACGTCATCACCGAGACCTATACCCCCTATAAGGGCATCATCAACGGCACGGAAGACGAAGTGGCCATCGCTTTCGCCCGCCTGTTGCGTGTGGCCATCATGCACCGTGTGACCGATTCCTACGGCCCGATCCCCTACACGAAGCTGGAAAGCAACGAGTCGATCTATGTGGAGTACGACTCGCAGGAGGCGGTCTATACGAAGATGTTCGAGGAGCTGGACGAGGCCATCGAGATACTGGGCCGCAATACGACGCTCCCAGCCGAAGCATGGAGCCGCTACGACGGCGTCTATTACGGCAATATCGCGCAGTGGCTCAAATATGCCAATTCGCTCAAGCTGCGGATGGCGATGCGTCTTTCCTACGTGAAGCCCGGCATTGCCCAGGCCAAAGCCGCCGAGGCGATCGCCGGCGGCATCATCACGGCCAATGCCGACAATGCGGCGATGCACGCAGCCGAAAACCGCATGACGCTGATCTATAACGATTGGGGCGACCACCGTGTCGGGGCCGACATCATCAGCTATCTGGACGGTTACGACGACCCGCGTCTGGAAAAGATGTTCCTGCCCAACGACGTAGACGACTACGTGGGTATCCGCATCGGCATCGACGTGGCGGGAAAATCGACGGCCATGTCGAAGTATTCGAATATGATCGTTGCGAGCGATACGCCCTATTTATGGTTCAATGCCGCGGAAGCGACCTTCCTGCATGCAGAGTACGAACTGCGCTGGGGATCGGCCGAGACGGCGAAGACACTCTATGAACAGGCTGTCCGGCTTTCGTTCGAGGAGCGGGGAGCATCGGGGGCCGACGCCTACCTGGCCGACGCCACGAAGAAGCCCGCGCCTTATACCGACCCGCTGGGCAATTACAGCGCATCGGCCCGGAGCGAGATCACCGTTCCCTGGGAAACGGCTGTGGCATCTACCGATGCGGAGGCCGTGAAAGAACGCAACCTCGAACGCATCATCGTGCAGAAGTGGATCGCCATCTTCCCGCTGGGCGTCGAGGCGTGGTCGGAACACCGCCGCACGGGGTATCCCAAGCTGTTGCCCGTGCCTACCGACAAATCGGGCGGCACCGTGAATGTGGAACAGGGTGCCCGCCGTCTGCCGTATCCCGTCGAGGAGTACCAGCAGAACAACGCAAACCTCCAGGCGGCAATCCAGACACTCGGTGCGGAGCAGCAGAACGGCGACCGTTCGGGCGATGTCATGGGAACCCGCGTATGGTGGGATTGCAAACCGTATAACAAGTAA
- a CDS encoding TonB-dependent receptor, protein MNKTVFFNKFRRLFGFVLTISLLGNVFAASAQNARISIKMENVPISQVIKEIENQTRYLFINKGVDTKNKVSINAVQKTIQDVLAQLFAGTEIAYRIDESYIILTKKNDAGNPVSVTGKIRDAKGNPIVGASILVQGTTIGVSSDADGAFALQVPPPAADRQLEISFIGYTPVSIVVGSRTSFEITLEEAASEIEQVVVTALGIKRSEKAVAYNVQQIKAEDITTVKDANFINSLTGKVAGVTINASSSGVGGASKVVLRGNKSISQSSNALYVIDGIPMYNFGGGGGTEFDSRGATESIADLNPEDIESMSVLTGAAAAALYGSEAANGAVMITTKKGQAGTLKATFSSNIEFLAPFIQPEFQNRYGTGLNGQRSGSSIYSWGEKLRPEARYGYTPDDYFETGHVYTNAVTVSGGTDKNQTYFSAASVNSDGIIPNNEYDRYNFTFRNTSYFLKDRLKLDASASYIYQKDQNMTNQGVYSNPLVPAYLFPRGENFDLYRRFERYNEGTKLMEQFWSADMEGGDLRMQNPYWINYRNLRNTDKKRYMLSFSASYDILPWLNVAGRVRIDNSNSLYTQKLYASSNTTITEGGKNGHYTEARAYDTQTYADLMVNINKTFGEDWSLNANIGASINNIKTDELSYRGPIQENGLPNIFNVFDLDDTKKRAEKVGWHDQTQSIFASVEVGWKQMLYLTVTGRNDWASQLANSPESSFFYPSVGLSWVPSSTWDLGKTFSYLKIRGSIASVGMPFPRHLTVPTYEYDATNKVWKDKTHYPIGDLKPERTITYEVGLDARLWQHINLSASWYQADTKNQTFDPSLPPSSSYTTIYLQTGHVRNTGVELSLGYDNQWRNFRWTTNFTYSWNKNEIIELAANAVNPVTGEALNLTKLDIKGLGKAKYILKEGGTLGDLYTTSNLRFNDNGYVEVDKNGNLLMTDEGEDIYLGSVFPNHNLAWRNDFSYKGINLGVLFTARLGGVCYSATQANLDLYGVSEASAAARDAGGVLINGREMVDAQKWYQAIGSQSGLPQYYLYSATNVRLQELSLGYTFPRKWFRNKLGLTVSFVGRNLWMIYCKAPFDPEAVASTGLNYQGIDYFMMPSVRNLGFNVKFQF, encoded by the coding sequence ATGAATAAAACAGTATTCTTCAACAAGTTTCGAAGACTGTTTGGGTTCGTACTCACAATCTCTTTGCTTGGGAACGTATTCGCTGCATCTGCACAGAATGCCCGAATTTCCATTAAGATGGAAAACGTCCCTATTTCGCAGGTTATAAAAGAGATTGAAAATCAAACCCGTTACTTGTTTATCAACAAAGGCGTCGATACCAAAAACAAGGTCAGTATCAACGCTGTCCAAAAAACGATCCAGGATGTGTTGGCACAACTGTTCGCCGGCACGGAAATCGCTTACCGGATCGATGAATCCTACATTATCCTGACCAAAAAGAACGATGCGGGGAATCCGGTTTCCGTGACCGGAAAAATCAGGGATGCAAAAGGTAATCCGATCGTCGGAGCCAGTATCCTTGTTCAAGGAACTACAATAGGCGTCAGCTCCGACGCCGATGGTGCGTTTGCGCTTCAGGTACCCCCCCCCGCAGCAGACAGACAGCTGGAAATCAGTTTTATTGGTTATACTCCTGTGTCTATTGTCGTGGGCAGCCGGACTTCTTTCGAAATCACGCTCGAAGAGGCTGCGTCCGAGATCGAGCAGGTCGTGGTCACTGCTCTTGGTATTAAGCGTTCGGAAAAGGCCGTAGCCTACAATGTTCAGCAGATCAAGGCCGAAGACATCACAACCGTCAAGGATGCCAACTTCATCAACTCGTTGACGGGTAAAGTGGCCGGTGTCACGATCAACGCCTCATCGTCAGGTGTCGGCGGTGCCTCGAAGGTCGTACTGCGCGGCAACAAGTCCATTTCGCAGTCTTCGAACGCCCTTTACGTTATCGACGGCATTCCGATGTACAACTTCGGTGGTGGTGGCGGTACGGAGTTCGATTCGCGCGGTGCTACGGAATCCATCGCAGACCTCAACCCCGAGGATATTGAGTCGATGTCGGTGCTGACGGGTGCTGCCGCGGCCGCGCTCTACGGTTCGGAAGCCGCGAACGGCGCTGTGATGATTACGACGAAAAAAGGCCAAGCCGGGACTCTGAAAGCTACGTTTTCGAGTAATATCGAATTTCTCGCACCTTTCATCCAGCCGGAATTTCAGAATCGCTACGGTACGGGTTTGAACGGCCAGCGCAGCGGCTCGAGCATTTACAGTTGGGGCGAGAAATTACGCCCTGAAGCCCGTTACGGTTATACTCCGGACGATTATTTCGAGACGGGACACGTTTATACGAATGCTGTTACGGTTTCTGGCGGTACGGACAAGAACCAGACCTATTTTTCGGCTGCTTCGGTCAATTCGGACGGCATTATCCCCAATAACGAATACGACCGTTACAACTTCACGTTCCGCAATACTTCGTACTTTCTGAAAGACCGGCTCAAGCTCGATGCGAGCGCCAGCTACATCTATCAGAAAGACCAGAACATGACCAATCAGGGAGTCTATTCGAACCCGCTGGTTCCGGCCTACCTGTTCCCGCGGGGTGAGAATTTCGACCTTTACCGTCGCTTCGAGCGTTACAACGAAGGGACGAAACTCATGGAGCAATTCTGGAGTGCGGATATGGAAGGCGGTGATTTGCGCATGCAGAATCCCTACTGGATCAACTACCGCAACCTGCGCAATACGGACAAGAAGCGTTATATGCTGTCGTTCTCGGCCAGCTACGACATTCTTCCGTGGCTTAATGTTGCCGGACGTGTCCGCATTGATAATTCGAATTCGCTCTACACGCAAAAACTCTATGCCTCGTCGAACACCACGATTACGGAAGGCGGCAAAAACGGCCACTATACCGAAGCCCGTGCTTACGACACGCAGACCTACGCCGATCTGATGGTAAACATTAACAAGACTTTCGGCGAGGATTGGTCTCTGAACGCGAATATCGGCGCCTCGATCAACAATATCAAGACCGATGAGTTGTCATACCGTGGGCCGATTCAGGAGAACGGACTTCCCAACATATTCAATGTTTTCGATCTGGATGACACGAAAAAACGTGCCGAAAAGGTCGGCTGGCACGACCAGACGCAGTCGATTTTCGCCTCGGTCGAAGTAGGTTGGAAACAGATGCTTTACCTCACGGTGACGGGGCGTAACGACTGGGCTTCGCAACTGGCCAATTCGCCCGAGTCGTCGTTCTTCTATCCGTCAGTAGGCCTGTCTTGGGTGCCTTCTTCGACATGGGATCTGGGCAAGACGTTCAGCTATCTGAAGATCCGCGGTTCGATCGCCTCGGTAGGTATGCCTTTCCCGCGTCACCTGACGGTTCCGACCTACGAATACGACGCTACGAATAAAGTGTGGAAGGACAAGACGCACTATCCGATCGGCGACCTGAAGCCGGAGCGTACCATTACCTATGAGGTCGGTCTGGATGCCCGTCTGTGGCAGCATATCAACCTTTCGGCTTCGTGGTATCAGGCCGACACGAAAAACCAGACCTTCGACCCGTCACTTCCGCCCTCGTCGTCCTATACGACCATCTACCTGCAAACCGGACACGTTCGCAATACAGGTGTCGAGCTGTCGCTCGGGTATGACAATCAGTGGCGGAATTTCCGCTGGACGACGAACTTCACCTACTCATGGAACAAGAACGAGATCATCGAACTGGCAGCCAATGCCGTGAACCCGGTTACGGGCGAAGCGTTGAATCTTACCAAGTTGGACATCAAGGGGCTGGGTAAGGCGAAGTACATCCTCAAGGAAGGCGGTACGCTGGGCGACCTTTACACGACGTCCAACCTTCGCTTCAACGACAACGGTTATGTCGAGGTGGACAAGAACGGCAACCTGCTGATGACCGACGAAGGCGAGGACATCTATCTCGGATCGGTTTTCCCTAACCACAACCTCGCATGGCGCAATGACTTCAGCTATAAGGGTATTAACCTCGGCGTGCTGTTTACGGCCCGTCTGGGCGGTGTCTGCTATTCGGCGACGCAGGCCAACCTCGACCTGTACGGCGTCTCGGAGGCTTCGGCCGCGGCGCGCGATGCGGGCGGTGTTTTGATCAACGGCCGTGAGATGGTCGATGCCCAGAAATGGTATCAGGCGATCGGCTCGCAGTCGGGTTTGCCGCAGTATTATCTCTATTCGGCGACGAATGTCCGCTTGCAGGAGTTGTCGCTGGGTTACACTTTCCCGCGCAAGTGGTTCCGCAATAAGCTGGGGCTTACCGTGTCGTTCGTAGGGCGCAATCTGTGGATGATTTACTGCAAAGCGCCGTTCGACCCCGAAGCCGTCGCTTCGACGGGGCTGAACTATCAGGGTATCGACTACTTCATGATGCCCTCGGTGCGCAACCTCGGTTTCAATGTCAAATTCCAATTCTAA
- a CDS encoding FecR family protein yields MDQEVIYKALRGEATPDELEQVARWHSENPEDFQRCADEVHMQIDMMELYGEEIRPASWIAVHWRKVVRITVQAAAMLAIGLFVGGYISKERTYDMLAEQINTLQVPYGQRLKFTLPDGSSVQLNSGAKIEYPSVFKKNLRRVKLSGEAVFDVEHDERCPFVVETFASDIRVLGTKFNVVADERHQRFSTALLQGRVQITNRLDPTQKDIILKPNDIANLSNGHLFIEPITDPEILCWTEGLINISGLPFDELMEKFERAFDVKIDISLEKLPNIRNVSGKIRVNDGIDKALHILQYTADFSYKKNSETNVVTIY; encoded by the coding sequence ATGGATCAAGAGGTAATATACAAAGCTCTGCGCGGCGAAGCAACCCCAGATGAGCTGGAACAGGTGGCACGGTGGCATTCCGAAAATCCGGAGGACTTCCAGCGCTGCGCGGATGAGGTGCACATGCAGATCGACATGATGGAGTTGTACGGCGAAGAGATCCGTCCAGCAAGTTGGATCGCCGTGCACTGGAGAAAGGTAGTCCGTATTACCGTACAAGCTGCCGCCATGCTCGCCATCGGGCTGTTCGTCGGGGGATATATCAGCAAGGAACGCACCTACGATATGCTTGCCGAGCAAATCAACACGTTGCAGGTTCCTTACGGCCAACGCTTGAAGTTCACGCTTCCGGACGGTTCGAGCGTTCAGCTCAATTCCGGAGCAAAGATCGAATATCCATCCGTATTCAAAAAGAATCTCCGCAGAGTAAAGCTTTCCGGCGAGGCGGTATTCGATGTCGAACATGACGAGAGGTGTCCGTTCGTTGTAGAAACTTTCGCATCCGATATTCGGGTGTTGGGTACGAAATTCAACGTTGTGGCCGATGAGCGCCACCAACGCTTTTCGACTGCATTGCTCCAAGGTCGGGTGCAAATTACAAACCGGCTCGATCCCACGCAAAAAGACATTATACTGAAACCTAACGATATTGCTAATCTCTCGAACGGTCATCTTTTCATCGAACCGATAACCGATCCGGAAATATTGTGCTGGACGGAAGGTCTTATCAACATTTCGGGTCTGCCTTTCGATGAACTGATGGAGAAATTCGAGCGGGCATTCGACGTGAAGATCGACATCTCCCTTGAGAAACTTCCGAACATCAGAAACGTCAGTGGTAAAATTCGTGTGAACGACGGCATTGACAAAGCCCTTCACATTTTGCAGTATACCGCGGACTTTTCTTACAAGAAAAATTCGGAAACAAACGTAGTGACGATCTATTGA
- a CDS encoding sigma-70 family RNA polymerase sigma factor translates to MGKPTKILTAEEFDKLFNDKERFIRIAYSYINDMEMATDITTDGFMYLWEHREHLDFDVNIKGYIYNYVKTRCISHLRKRKSMLKAQSELYKKEQWRIESSINTLSNEEQIGKLFQSEIIEIYRRELAKMPSLTRNVFLASRLEDMTYHQIAEKFNLTVRQVTSEIQRASFLLRTPLKDYLVGIVIMFMLLHK, encoded by the coding sequence ATGGGGAAGCCGACGAAAATATTGACAGCCGAAGAGTTCGACAAGCTGTTCAACGACAAGGAGCGTTTTATCCGAATCGCATACTCCTATATAAATGACATGGAGATGGCAACGGATATTACGACCGACGGCTTCATGTATTTGTGGGAACACCGGGAACACCTTGACTTCGACGTGAATATCAAAGGCTATATTTACAATTACGTCAAGACTCGCTGTATTTCGCACCTGCGCAAGCGCAAATCCATGCTCAAAGCCCAAAGTGAACTTTATAAAAAGGAACAATGGCGGATCGAATCGAGCATCAATACATTATCCAACGAAGAACAGATCGGCAAACTGTTCCAATCCGAAATAATCGAGATTTACCGGCGCGAACTGGCCAAGATGCCGTCTCTTACCCGTAATGTATTTTTGGCAAGCCGTCTGGAGGATATGACTTACCATCAAATTGCGGAAAAATTCAACCTGACCGTCCGGCAGGTTACTTCGGAGATTCAGCGGGCGAGCTTTTTACTGCGAACGCCGTTGAAAGACTATCTGGTGGGCATTGTAATTATGTTTATGCTGCTGCATAAATAA
- a CDS encoding sensor histidine kinase has product MKKSLWTLLAVGWMVTSSATPPAHLVDSLESAYQAEPDARKRVDILLNLKDLNDSSEDELYYSRKLFDEAAAVGDGFAVGASLGSLAAHYISSPGAGDSLARVLAQAEPLMRGSGMEGLGAYYRMVELARRIQVAGAEESARLCREYIDSVRTLPPGDVYEEASRLFLKGIAAFRLVSAEGNLQMERGLPFWNDELALLGRMRPTARRNFHANLITCLIAAYSSLEDQSGLVHAADGYLAMLDEYYRDPEIVRRRPYISKEMSYLVCYYSMCTSPLLDERNLQAYYERYRRFADSAAADAGNLLTNRQGFYTISAEYYNRRGDYPRALAYLDSLTVQLRPGGVTSQLVAISANKAKILERMGRYKEACGVYNEVVGLRDSLSSHRYAEKVGELEVQYGLDKAERDKALLLAQKRQNSLYFALTILLLAIIAVVYLWRNLLRIKHLQHNLSVESQRAQESERLKRDFMGSMSHEIRTPLNAISGFAELIAGEDLSEEERREFAQIIRDNTQLFTSLINDMLEVSQLDNTSAEMPRKLLDISKIIRAEMEHLPVKEGVEYRLELAAPEIVFPLHRSYVSLLVRELLKNAVKFTEQGSVTVECGLTGPGTLTLSVTDTGCGVEPGLAERVFDRFYKVDPFAQGLGLGLSLCRLIAEKLGGTIGLDTTYTGGARFVVTLRDA; this is encoded by the coding sequence ATGAAAAAATCCCTGTGGACGCTGTTGGCTGTCGGATGGATGGTCACTTCTTCCGCGACACCTCCGGCGCATCTCGTAGATTCGCTGGAATCTGCTTACCAGGCGGAGCCGGATGCCCGCAAACGTGTCGATATTCTGCTGAACCTGAAAGACCTGAACGACTCCTCGGAAGACGAATTGTATTACAGCCGCAAGCTGTTCGACGAGGCGGCCGCCGTCGGTGACGGATTTGCCGTCGGGGCGTCGCTGGGTTCGCTCGCTGCGCACTACATCTCCTCGCCCGGTGCCGGGGATTCGCTCGCCCGGGTGCTGGCGCAGGCGGAGCCGCTGATGCGGGGCAGCGGCATGGAGGGGCTCGGGGCTTATTACCGCATGGTGGAGCTGGCACGCAGGATACAGGTTGCCGGGGCGGAGGAGTCCGCGCGGCTGTGCCGTGAATACATCGACTCGGTACGGACATTGCCCCCGGGCGATGTATACGAAGAGGCGTCGCGGCTCTTCCTGAAAGGCATAGCCGCCTTCAGGCTGGTCTCGGCCGAAGGAAACCTGCAGATGGAGCGCGGCCTGCCTTTCTGGAATGACGAACTCGCCCTGCTGGGGCGGATGCGTCCCACGGCACGCCGGAATTTCCATGCCAACCTGATCACCTGCCTGATCGCGGCTTACAGCAGTTTGGAAGACCAAAGCGGGCTGGTACATGCGGCCGACGGTTACCTTGCGATGCTCGACGAGTATTACCGCGATCCGGAGATCGTACGGCGCAGGCCCTATATTTCCAAGGAGATGTCCTACCTGGTCTGTTACTATTCGATGTGCACCTCGCCGCTGCTCGACGAGCGCAATCTGCAGGCGTATTACGAGCGTTACCGCCGTTTCGCGGACTCCGCGGCGGCGGATGCGGGCAACCTGCTGACCAACAGGCAGGGATTCTATACGATCAGCGCAGAGTATTACAACCGCCGGGGCGATTACCCCAGGGCGCTGGCTTATCTCGATTCGCTGACTGTGCAGTTGCGCCCGGGCGGTGTCACGTCGCAGTTGGTGGCGATATCCGCTAACAAGGCCAAGATCCTCGAACGCATGGGGCGCTACAAGGAGGCATGCGGGGTTTATAACGAAGTGGTCGGCCTGCGCGACTCGCTCTCGTCGCACAGGTATGCCGAGAAGGTGGGCGAACTGGAAGTGCAGTATGGGCTGGACAAGGCTGAGCGTGATAAAGCATTGCTGCTGGCTCAGAAACGGCAGAACTCGCTCTACTTCGCCCTGACGATCCTGCTGCTGGCCATCATCGCCGTTGTCTACCTGTGGCGGAACCTGCTGCGCATCAAGCACCTGCAGCACAACCTGTCGGTCGAGTCGCAGCGCGCGCAGGAGAGCGAGCGGCTCAAGCGGGACTTCATGGGGTCGATGAGCCACGAAATACGCACGCCGCTCAATGCCATAAGCGGCTTTGCCGAGCTGATCGCCGGGGAGGATCTTTCGGAGGAGGAACGCCGGGAATTCGCACAGATCATCCGCGACAATACGCAGCTCTTTACTTCGCTGATCAACGATATGCTCGAAGTGTCGCAGCTGGATAATACGAGTGCCGAAATGCCCCGGAAGCTGCTCGACATCAGCAAGATTATCCGCGCCGAAATGGAACACCTGCCCGTAAAGGAGGGCGTTGAATACCGGCTGGAGCTCGCGGCCCCGGAGATCGTATTCCCGTTGCACCGGAGTTACGTGTCGCTGCTCGTACGCGAGTTGCTGAAGAATGCCGTCAAATTCACCGAACAGGGATCCGTGACGGTCGAATGCGGCCTGACGGGGCCCGGTACGCTGACCTTGTCGGTCACCGACACCGGCTGCGGCGTGGAACCCGGGCTGGCGGAAAGGGTTTTCGATCGCTTCTACAAGGTCGATCCTTTTGCGCAGGGGCTTGGACTGGGCTTGAGCCTCTGCCGGCTGATCGCGGAGAAATTGGGCGGAACGATCGGGCTCGACACGACCTATACCGGGGGTGCACGGTTCGTGGTGACGCTCCGGGATGCCTGA
- the truA gene encoding tRNA pseudouridine(38-40) synthase TruA, whose amino-acid sequence MRYFLELRYNGAAYCGWQRQPDMPSVQQTLERALATLLREPVEVTGAGRTDTGVNASYYVAHFDCLSPVPDPAHTVYKLNFLLPGDIAVGSMTPVDDGAHARFAAREREYRYYIEPRKNPFTRGTTWQYYVPLDVGRMNEAAAWLLRYDDFTSFAKLNSNNKTNICRVMHAAWMVDGQGVLCFTIRADRFLRNMVRSLVGTLVDVGRGRYGPQQFREIVESRDLSRSSGGAPAQGLFLSDVVYPPELFERKVFY is encoded by the coding sequence ATGCGCTATTTTCTGGAACTCAGGTACAACGGGGCCGCCTATTGCGGCTGGCAGCGGCAGCCCGACATGCCGTCGGTGCAGCAGACGCTCGAGAGGGCGCTCGCTACCCTGCTGCGGGAACCTGTCGAGGTGACCGGAGCGGGACGCACCGATACGGGTGTCAACGCCTCTTATTATGTGGCGCATTTCGATTGCCTGTCGCCCGTGCCCGACCCGGCGCATACGGTCTACAAGCTGAATTTCCTGCTGCCGGGCGACATTGCCGTGGGAAGCATGACGCCCGTGGACGACGGCGCGCACGCGCGTTTCGCGGCGCGCGAGCGCGAATACCGCTACTACATCGAGCCGCGCAAGAACCCTTTTACGCGGGGCACGACGTGGCAGTATTACGTGCCGCTGGATGTCGGGCGGATGAACGAGGCGGCGGCCTGGCTGCTGCGCTACGACGATTTTACGTCGTTCGCCAAGCTCAATTCGAACAACAAGACCAACATCTGCCGCGTCATGCACGCGGCATGGATGGTCGACGGGCAGGGCGTGCTCTGCTTTACGATCCGTGCCGACCGTTTCCTGCGCAACATGGTGAGGTCGCTGGTCGGGACGCTGGTCGACGTGGGGCGCGGGCGCTATGGCCCGCAGCAGTTCCGCGAGATCGTCGAAAGCCGCGACCTGTCGCGCTCGAGCGGCGGCGCCCCTGCGCAGGGGCTTTTCCTGAGCGATGTGGTCTATCCGCCGGAACTTTTCGAACGGAAGGTATTTTACTGA
- a CDS encoding aspartate ammonia-lyase produces the protein MKNESKKTRTECDLLGCVEVPDNVLYGVQTMRGLENFAISKFRLCEYPRFIEGLAIVKLGAAIANHAMGLLSDELFGAISQACREIMAGRFHEFFPVDMIQGGAGTTTNMNANEVIANRALEIMGHARGEYQYCSPNDHVNCSQSTNDAYPSAIHLGLYATHLELRRHLEALIAAFGRKGDEFARVLKMGRTQLQDAVPMTLGQTFHGFASVLRGEVDNLDHAAQEFLSINMGATAIGTGICAEPGYAERCTAAIREITGWDVTLAEDLVGATSDTVCMVGYSSAMKRIASKMNKICNDLRLLSSGPCCGLGEFNLPARQPGSSIMPGKVNPVIPEVMNQIAFKVIGNELCVTMADEAAQMELNAMEPVMAQCCFESAELLINGFDTLRIRCVDGITANEERCLQYVRNSIGVVTALNPIIGYKNSTKIAKEALETGRGVYELVLEHGILNRDELDEVLRPENMIHPVKLAIKPRR, from the coding sequence ATGAAAAACGAATCAAAGAAAACACGCACCGAATGCGACCTGCTCGGTTGCGTAGAGGTGCCGGACAACGTATTGTACGGCGTGCAGACCATGCGCGGACTGGAGAATTTCGCCATCAGCAAATTCCGCCTGTGCGAATACCCGCGTTTCATCGAGGGGCTGGCCATCGTCAAACTGGGTGCCGCCATCGCCAACCATGCGATGGGGCTTCTCTCCGACGAACTTTTCGGAGCCATATCGCAGGCTTGCCGCGAAATCATGGCGGGCAGGTTCCACGAGTTCTTCCCCGTGGACATGATCCAGGGCGGCGCGGGCACCACGACCAACATGAACGCCAATGAGGTCATCGCCAACCGTGCGCTGGAGATCATGGGGCACGCGCGCGGCGAATACCAGTACTGCTCGCCCAACGACCACGTCAACTGTTCGCAGTCGACCAACGACGCCTACCCTTCGGCCATCCACCTCGGGCTTTACGCCACGCACCTCGAACTGCGCCGGCACCTCGAAGCGCTGATCGCAGCCTTCGGGCGCAAGGGCGACGAGTTCGCCCGCGTGCTCAAGATGGGGCGCACGCAGTTGCAGGACGCCGTACCCATGACCCTCGGGCAGACGTTCCACGGTTTTGCGAGTGTCCTGCGGGGCGAGGTCGACAACCTCGACCATGCGGCGCAGGAGTTCCTGTCGATCAACATGGGCGCCACGGCCATCGGCACGGGCATCTGCGCCGAGCCGGGCTATGCCGAGCGCTGTACGGCGGCCATCCGGGAGATCACCGGCTGGGACGTGACGCTGGCCGAAGACCTCGTCGGGGCGACGTCCGACACGGTCTGCATGGTCGGTTACTCCTCCGCGATGAAGCGCATCGCGTCGAAGATGAACAAGATCTGCAACGACCTGCGGCTGCTGTCGTCGGGGCCCTGCTGCGGGCTGGGCGAGTTCAACCTCCCGGCACGCCAGCCCGGTTCGTCGATCATGCCCGGCAAGGTCAACCCCGTGATTCCCGAGGTGATGAACCAGATCGCCTTCAAGGTCATCGGCAACGAGCTGTGCGTGACGATGGCCGACGAGGCGGCGCAGATGGAGCTCAACGCCATGGAGCCGGTGATGGCGCAGTGCTGTTTCGAGTCTGCCGAACTGCTGATCAACGGCTTCGACACGCTGCGCATCCGCTGCGTCGACGGCATCACGGCCAACGAGGAGAGGTGCCTGCAATATGTCCGCAACAGCATCGGCGTGGTGACGGCGCTCAACCCGATCATCGGCTACAAGAACTCCACGAAGATCGCCAAGGAGGCGCTGGAAACCGGGCGCGGCGTCTACGAACTGGTGCTCGAACACGGCATCCTCAACCGCGACGAACTGGACGAGGTGCTCCGGCCCGAGAATATGATCCATCCCGTAAAACTGGCGATAAAACCGCGGCGCTAA